One region of Syntrophobacter fumaroxidans MPOB genomic DNA includes:
- a CDS encoding DUF2333 family protein: protein MGILNTQAECRGGDFMRRRHIQLLILLVVVSIVALVSAPSARAVQRQTPESEHGAAPAAQLGVVSAPAPVQGHAPEPSHPAPAPKEEHAAAPQAAPSHAPAPVGQEGHGAEAKGEHAAEHGAEHGPALPTISPIAGVTFVDTMINLMENELHGRVLGWRPNDIIVGRFTDNINNYQLGVLEAIRFTTLRLKDSLTRMGDADTYDPDLEYALNLFMIRATSFWFPTAEGEYDKAIEHLRNFRAKLEKGQRTFYYRKDNLISLLSVYKDLLGNVNKTLVVSPISWFQADDSFYYAKGVAHVCYEILRVVRVGYQKQLASTMYGIEMMDTIVHELYRVENIDPWLILDSDLGSLLANHRANINAPLSEATHLMGILALL from the coding sequence ATGGGAATTCTGAATACACAAGCCGAATGCCGCGGCGGTGATTTCATGCGACGGCGGCACATACAACTCTTGATCCTTCTCGTGGTTGTTTCGATCGTTGCGTTGGTGAGCGCGCCTTCCGCCCGGGCGGTGCAGCGCCAGACCCCGGAATCGGAACACGGGGCCGCCCCCGCGGCGCAGCTCGGCGTGGTTTCGGCGCCCGCGCCGGTCCAGGGACACGCTCCGGAACCGTCACATCCCGCTCCTGCCCCCAAGGAGGAGCATGCCGCGGCGCCGCAAGCCGCCCCGAGCCATGCCCCGGCACCCGTGGGCCAGGAAGGGCACGGAGCGGAAGCCAAAGGTGAGCACGCCGCCGAGCACGGCGCTGAGCACGGACCTGCGCTGCCCACCATATCGCCGATCGCGGGCGTGACTTTCGTGGACACCATGATCAACCTGATGGAAAACGAGCTCCACGGGCGTGTTCTTGGCTGGCGTCCCAACGATATCATCGTCGGCCGCTTCACGGACAACATCAACAACTACCAGTTGGGGGTCCTGGAGGCGATCCGGTTCACCACCCTGCGTCTGAAAGACAGCCTGACGCGCATGGGCGACGCCGATACCTACGATCCCGACCTCGAATATGCGTTGAACCTGTTCATGATCCGGGCGACCTCCTTCTGGTTTCCGACCGCGGAAGGGGAATACGACAAGGCCATCGAACATCTCCGGAACTTCCGGGCCAAGCTGGAAAAGGGCCAGCGCACCTTTTACTATCGCAAGGACAACCTCATTTCGCTGCTGTCCGTGTACAAGGACCTCCTGGGCAACGTGAACAAGACTCTGGTCGTTTCTCCCATCAGCTGGTTCCAGGCCGATGATTCGTTTTACTACGCCAAGGGCGTGGCCCACGTGTGCTACGAGATCCTCCGGGTCGTACGGGTCGGTTACCAGAAACAGCTGGCTTCGACCATGTACGGCATCGAGATGATGGACACGATCGTGCATGAGCTCTACCGGGTTGAGAATATAGATCCGTGGCTCATTCTTGACAGCGACCTCGGCAGTCTCCTCGCCAACCATCGCGCCAACATCAACGCGCCGCTCAGCGAGGCGACCCACCTGATGGGTATCCTCGCTCTGCTGTAG